In Eleutherodactylus coqui strain aEleCoq1 chromosome 4, aEleCoq1.hap1, whole genome shotgun sequence, the following are encoded in one genomic region:
- the LOC136624731 gene encoding potassium voltage-gated channel subfamily A member 2, with protein MTVATGDPTDEASALPGHPQDSYDPDPDHECCERVVINISGLRFETQLKTLSQFPETLLGDPKKRMRYFDPLRNEYFFDRNRPSFDAILYYYQSGGRLRRPVNVPLDIFSEEIRFYELGEEAMEIFREDEGFIKEEERPLPDNEFQKQVWLLFEYPESSGPARIIAIISVMVILISIVSFCLETLPVFRDENEDMHGSAVSYYPYSNSTGRYQQSNTFTDPFFIVETLCIIWFSFEFLVRFFACPSKAGFFTNIMNIIDIVAIIPYFITLGTELAEKTEDGQQGQQAMSLAILRVIRLVRVFRIFKLSRHSKGLQILGQTLKASMRELGLLIFFLFIGVILFSSAVYFAEADERESQFPSIPDAFWWAVVSMTTVGYGDMVPTTIGGKIVGSLCAIAGVLTIALPVPVIVSNFNYFYHRETEGEEQAQYLQVTSCPKIPSSPDLQKSRSASTLSKSDYMEIQEGVNHSNEDFREKNLKTANCTLGNTNYVNITKMLTDV; from the coding sequence ATGACAGTTGCCACTGGAGATCCCACAGATGAAGCATCAGCCTTGCCGGGTCATCCACAAGACAGTTATGACCCTGATCCTGATCATGAATGTTGTGAGAGAGTCGTTATTAATATTTCTGGCCTTCGCTTTGAAACTCAGCTCAAAACCTTGTCCCAGTTTCCTGAAACATTGTTAGGGGATCCGAAAAAAAGGATGAGATACTTTGATCCATTGAGGAATGAATATTTCTTTGATAGAAACAGACCAAGTTTTGATGCCATCCTGTATTATTACCAATCTGGCGGCAGATTAAGGAGACCTGTGAATGTGCCCTTGGACATCTTCTCGGAGGAAATTCGGTTCTATGAACTTGGTGAAGAAGCCATGGAGATCTTTAGGGAGGATGAAGGATTTATTAAGGAAGAGGAACGCCCTTTACCAGACAATGAGTTTCAGAAGCAAGTATGGCTTCTTTTTGAATATCCCGAAAGCTCCGGACCTGCTAGGATTATTGCAATTATATCGGTTATGGTGATCTTAATTTCGATTGTGAGTTTTTGCCTTGAAACTTTGCCTGTTTTTAGGGATGAGAATGAGGACATGCATGGGAGCGCTGTAAGTTACTATCCATATTCCAACAGCACAGGTCGATACCAGCAATCTAATACCTTCACGGATCCATTTTTCATTGTTGAGACACTTTGCATCATATGGTTCTCATTCGAGTTTTTGGTTCGTTTCTTTGCTTGCCCAAGCAAAGCTGGATTTTTTACCAATATCATGAACATCATTGACATAGTAGCTATCATTCCTTATTTTATAACTCTAGGTACAGAACTAGCTGAGAAAACCGAGGATGGTCAACAGGGTCAGCAAGCAATGTCTTTAGCAATTCTTCGAGTAATAAGACTGGTAAGAGTATTTAGGATCTTCAAACTTTCCAGACATTCCAAGGGCCTTCAAATTTTGGGTCAAACACTCAAAGCAAGTATGAGGGAACTAGGTCTTCTAATATTTTTCCTCTTTATTGGTGTTATTCTTTTCTCCAGTGCTGTATATTTTGCAGAGGCTGACGAGAGAGAATCTCAGTTCCCCAGCATCCCAGATGCCTTCTGGTGGGCTGTGGTTTCCATGACAACAGTAGGATATGGAGACATGGTCCCTACAACAATAGGTGGCAAAATAGTAGGCTCCCTCTGTGCAATTGCAGGCGTGTTAACCATTGCCTTACCAGTTCCTGTAATAGTGTCCAACTTCAATTACTTCTATCACCGAGAGACAGAGGGTGAGGAGCAAGCACAATATTTGCAAGTAACCAGCTGTCCAAAGATCCCTTCTTCCCCTGACCTTCAAAAAAGTAGAAGTGCCTCAACGCTAAGTAAATCTGATTACATGGAGATCCAAGAAGGAGTTAATCATAGCAATGAAGATTTTAGGGAGAAGAATTTAAAAACTGCAAATTGCACCTTAGGAAATACAAACTATGTAAATATAACCAAAATGCTGACTGATGTTTGA